A single region of the bacterium genome encodes:
- a CDS encoding sodium-translocating pyrophosphatase, which translates to MELLWWGPIAGVVALIYAAVLAHRVRAHDPGTPEMQAISGAIRDGAMAFLAREYRAIALFVAVLFAVLASGLVPGIALRTAVAFLLGAGCSVSAGYFGMRVATLANTRTAQAARSGLAPAVAVAFPGGAVMGMTVVGLGLLGVGVLYLLFRDANQVIGFSLGASSVALFARVGGGIYTKGADVGADLVGKVEVGIPEDDPRNPAVIADAVGDNVGDVAGMGADLFESYVGTVIAAIAIGFVQLKEPGALTAVLLACAGIAASIVGTFFVRGADPQRALRRGMLASAAVMVGAAFLVVRATLGDLSYFWAVAMGLASGVVIGQVAEYYTSGREVRNLAASAVSGPAPLIIEGTAQGMLSTVLPLVVIALSTIFAFHLAGFYGIALAAVGMLSITGMTVSVDAYGPIADNAAGIAEMSHLGPEVRQVADSLDAAGNTTAAIAKGFAIGSAALTALVLFFFYRQAVGIQTIDLMSPEVLAGLLLGGAVPFLFAALAMRAVGRTAQTMVGEVRRQFRSIKGLMEGEARPDYARCVDIATQGALREMVIPGLLAVLIPIAVGVLLSKEALGGLLGGAIVTGVPLALYLANSGGAWDNAKKHIEAGHHGGKGSDPHKAAVIGDTVGDPFKDTAGPALNILIKLMTVVALVFAPLFR; encoded by the coding sequence ATGGAGCTACTGTGGTGGGGGCCGATAGCAGGGGTTGTGGCGCTGATCTACGCCGCGGTTTTGGCGCACCGGGTGAGGGCACACGATCCCGGCACGCCCGAGATGCAGGCCATCTCCGGTGCTATTCGCGACGGGGCGATGGCATTCTTGGCGCGGGAGTACCGGGCCATTGCGCTCTTCGTGGCTGTGCTGTTCGCTGTTCTGGCATCGGGCCTGGTGCCGGGGATTGCGCTTCGGACCGCGGTGGCATTCCTCCTGGGCGCAGGGTGCTCGGTGTCCGCCGGGTACTTCGGCATGCGCGTGGCTACCCTGGCGAACACGCGCACCGCCCAGGCGGCGCGGTCAGGCTTGGCCCCTGCGGTTGCGGTGGCGTTCCCCGGCGGCGCCGTGATGGGGATGACGGTAGTGGGGCTGGGATTGCTGGGGGTAGGCGTTCTCTACCTGCTCTTCCGCGATGCCAACCAAGTTATCGGTTTCTCGCTCGGTGCGTCGTCCGTTGCGCTGTTCGCGCGCGTGGGCGGCGGCATCTACACCAAGGGCGCCGACGTGGGAGCGGACCTGGTCGGCAAGGTAGAGGTAGGCATCCCGGAGGACGATCCGCGCAACCCCGCGGTTATCGCGGACGCGGTGGGCGACAACGTCGGGGACGTGGCCGGCATGGGCGCGGACCTGTTCGAGTCCTACGTGGGCACCGTAATCGCGGCCATTGCAATTGGGTTCGTGCAGCTGAAGGAGCCTGGGGCCCTGACCGCGGTGTTGCTGGCCTGCGCGGGCATCGCGGCCTCGATCGTCGGGACGTTCTTCGTGCGTGGGGCCGATCCGCAGCGGGCGCTGCGCCGCGGGATGCTGGCCAGCGCCGCGGTCATGGTCGGTGCCGCCTTCTTGGTCGTGCGGGCGACGCTGGGGGATCTGAGCTACTTCTGGGCGGTTGCCATGGGGCTGGCGTCCGGCGTCGTGATAGGGCAGGTGGCGGAGTACTACACCTCGGGCCGCGAGGTCAGGAACCTGGCCGCTTCAGCCGTGTCCGGTCCGGCCCCGCTGATCATCGAGGGCACCGCGCAGGGAATGCTGAGCACGGTGCTGCCGCTGGTGGTGATCGCGCTTTCCACCATTTTCGCCTTCCATCTTGCGGGTTTTTACGGCATAGCGCTGGCGGCAGTCGGCATGCTATCGATAACCGGCATGACGGTGTCCGTGGACGCGTACGGGCCCATTGCCGACAACGCCGCGGGTATCGCCGAGATGAGCCACCTGGGACCCGAGGTGCGGCAGGTGGCCGACTCACTGGACGCGGCGGGGAACACGACCGCAGCCATAGCCAAGGGGTTCGCCATCGGTTCCGCCGCGCTTACGGCGCTGGTACTGTTCTTCTTCTACCGCCAGGCGGTGGGCATTCAGACGATTGACTTGATGAGCCCCGAGGTGCTCGCCGGCCTTCTCCTCGGCGGCGCAGTCCCGTTCCTGTTTGCGGCGCTGGCGATGCGGGCGGTGGGCCGAACCGCACAGACGATGGTCGGCGAAGTCCGCCGGCAGTTCCGCAGCATCAAGGGACTGATGGAGGGGGAGGCAAGGCCTGACTATGCCCGATGCGTGGACATCGCCACCCAAGGCGCGCTCAGGGAGATGGTTATCCCTGGGCTGCTGGCGGTCCTGATCCCGATCGCCGTGGGTGTGCTCCTGAGCAAGGAAGCCCTCGGCGGGCTGCTGGGGGGCGCCATCGTGACCGGGGTGCCGCTTGCGCTCTACCTGGCCAACTCGGGTGGGGCATGGGACAATGCGAAGAAGCACATCGAGGCCGGGCACCACGGCGGCAAGGGGAGTGATCCGCACAAGGCCGCCGTCATAGGCGACACGGTGGGGGACCCGTTCAAGGACACCGCGGGGCCGGCCTTGAACATCCTGATTAAGTTGATGACGGTGGTTGCCCTGGTATTTGCTCCTCTGTTCCGCTAG
- the raiA gene encoding ribosome-associated translation inhibitor RaiA has product MAERKRTGEMPVRVQGKHIAVTDALRAYAEQKLAKLPRYFDRVQDAQVVLSVARDRTRGRAQVVEVTVWCDGLVLRAEETTEDMYTSIDRAVDKLERQIEKYRSRITEKRRLDESRRRRRAQKSAESVLEAQGTEVPAEPQIVRVKRFAMKPMTPDEAVLQMELLGHLFFVFRHAGTQDINVLYKRRDGDYGLIEPEA; this is encoded by the coding sequence ATGGCTGAGCGCAAGCGGACCGGGGAGATGCCGGTTCGCGTCCAGGGGAAGCACATCGCCGTGACGGACGCGCTGCGGGCGTATGCCGAGCAGAAGCTCGCGAAGCTGCCGCGGTACTTCGATCGAGTCCAGGATGCGCAGGTAGTGCTGAGCGTAGCCCGCGACAGGACCAGGGGGCGCGCGCAGGTGGTCGAGGTGACGGTGTGGTGCGACGGGCTGGTGCTTCGCGCCGAGGAAACCACCGAAGACATGTACACCTCGATTGACCGCGCCGTGGACAAGTTAGAGAGGCAGATCGAGAAGTATCGCAGCCGGATCACCGAGAAGCGGAGACTTGACGAGTCGCGCCGGCGGCGCCGAGCTCAGAAATCCGCGGAGTCGGTGCTGGAGGCCCAGGGAACGGAAGTTCCCGCGGAACCACAGATCGTGCGTGTCAAGAGGTTCGCGATGAAGCCGATGACGCCCGATGAGGCCGTGCTCCAGATGGAGCTGTTGGGGCACTTGTTCTTCGTCTTCCGTCACGCCGGGACGCAGGACATCAACGTGTTGTACAAGCGCCGCGACGGCGACTACGGGTTGATTGAGCCCGAAGCTTAG
- a CDS encoding deoxyguanosinetriphosphate triphosphohydrolase codes for MRGREETERWEAAALQPRASRAAESRGRAEPEPDDPLRTAFQRDRDRIVHAKAFRRLMHKTQVFLAPEGDHYRTRLTHTLEVAQIARTIARVLRLNEDLTEAIALAHDLGHPPFGHAGEAALNEAMAPWGGFRHDQQSLRVVDRLEYRNRADGATVAGLNLTWEVRDGIACHSKGLRDLEAVGEGAEGPATQEGRLVRAADRLAYLHHDTDDAIRAGMIREADIPREITAVLGEPRARWLDAIVHDVVAVASSTDAVDLSAPMREALNGLKDFLAERVYHSAPSRMEAVRGRRMLRLLFDYFTAHPGEIPGDPMGNGSAESPHRAACDFVAGMTDRYAVRTFAGLFMVAGIDGG; via the coding sequence GTGCGCGGGCGCGAAGAGACCGAGAGGTGGGAGGCCGCGGCCTTGCAGCCGCGCGCCTCCCGCGCGGCGGAGTCGCGCGGGAGGGCCGAGCCCGAGCCCGATGACCCGCTGCGGACCGCCTTCCAGCGCGACCGCGATCGGATCGTGCACGCCAAGGCCTTTCGCCGCCTCATGCACAAGACCCAGGTGTTCCTGGCGCCTGAGGGCGATCACTACCGCACGCGGCTCACGCACACGCTGGAGGTGGCGCAGATTGCGCGAACGATTGCCCGGGTCCTGCGCCTCAACGAGGACCTGACCGAGGCGATCGCGCTGGCGCACGACCTGGGCCACCCTCCGTTCGGTCATGCCGGTGAGGCGGCCCTGAACGAGGCGATGGCGCCGTGGGGTGGGTTTCGTCACGACCAGCAGAGCCTGCGCGTCGTGGACCGCCTCGAGTACCGCAACCGGGCCGACGGCGCCACCGTGGCCGGGCTGAACCTGACCTGGGAGGTTCGGGACGGGATCGCCTGCCACTCCAAAGGTCTCCGTGACCTGGAGGCCGTGGGAGAAGGCGCGGAGGGACCAGCCACGCAGGAGGGCCGGCTCGTCCGGGCGGCCGACCGCTTGGCCTATCTGCACCACGACACCGACGACGCTATCCGGGCAGGGATGATACGGGAGGCCGACATACCGCGTGAGATCACCGCGGTCCTGGGCGAGCCTCGTGCGCGTTGGCTGGACGCGATCGTTCATGACGTCGTGGCGGTGGCATCCAGCACCGATGCGGTTGACCTGTCTGCTCCGATGCGCGAGGCCCTGAACGGGCTCAAGGACTTCCTGGCGGAAAGGGTTTACCACAGCGCTCCATCCAGGATGGAGGCCGTACGGGGCCGGCGCATGCTCCGCCTCCTGTTCGACTACTTCACGGCTCATCCTGGAGAGATCCCCGGCGATCCGATGGGCAATGGATCCGCGGAATCCCCTCACAGGGCCGCCTGCGACTTCGTGGCCGGCATGACCGATCGGTACGCGGTCCGCACCTTCGCCGGGCTCTTCATGGTGGCGGGGATTGACGGCGGTTAG
- the secA gene encoding preprotein translocase subunit SecA, producing MRGLLGRLLGDPSEREVARLRPTVEEINSLEPEFQQLNDEALRDRVAIWRDGVTGAIEGLEGDERKAVQAAALDELLPPVFAAVRVASQRTIGQRHFDAQLIGGAVLHRGRIAEMKTGEGKTLVATLPMVLNALTGRGAHLVTVNDYLSRRDAGWMGPIYHLLGFSVAAIGHEFSGLYDPAYNDPKAHHDDRLNHFRPVSRREAYAADITYGTNNEFGFDYLRDNMVLREEDLVLRALHYAIVDEVDFILIDEARTPLIISGVVEGGVERYQRFARVVPRLQRDADYTVDEKLKNAILTDEGVAHAERLLGIDDLSDPEHGDLMHQLHQGLRAHAVYKRDVEYVVKDGQVIIVDEFTGRLMFGRRYSDGLHQAIEAKEGVRVERESQTLATITFQNYFRMYEKLAGMTGTAKTEEEELSKIYNLPVVMVPTHRPMVRADHPDMIYKTEKGKWKAVVEEIAGWHGQGRPVLVGTRSIERNEHLSELLRRRGIRHEVLNAKQHEREAEIIAQAGSVGAVTIATNMAGRGVDIVLGGNPPDPVEAERVCALGGLHVLGTERHEARRIDNQLRGRSGRQGDPGSSRFYIGLDDELMRIFAGERIAGLMDRLGLDEDTPIEHNLISRQIESAQKKVEQYHFDMRKHVLEYDDVMNVQRRVIYAERRKVLAGSNIRENVLDMITRLVETQVEAICVKDVHPEDWDLEGLRAEIGQIIPSLTGLQFESLRGLRSDEVADRVADAALEAYERRESEIGAATLREIERLVLLQTLDRKWIDHLHNMDALREGIGLRAYAQASPLIEYQREGYDLFQSTLQAIQEEAVRMLFRLEVVPQERAVARPVMPAREPGVHGGKSGAGGAGQPKVGRNDPCWCGSGKKFKKCHGREA from the coding sequence ATGCGAGGGTTATTAGGCCGGCTCCTGGGCGATCCGAGCGAGCGCGAGGTGGCGCGGCTGCGCCCCACCGTCGAGGAGATCAACAGCCTGGAGCCGGAGTTCCAGCAGTTGAACGACGAGGCCCTGAGGGATCGCGTCGCCATCTGGCGCGATGGGGTTACCGGGGCGATCGAGGGCCTGGAGGGTGACGAGCGCAAGGCGGTCCAGGCGGCCGCCCTGGACGAGCTGCTGCCCCCGGTGTTTGCCGCCGTGCGGGTGGCCAGCCAGCGCACCATAGGCCAGCGACACTTCGACGCGCAGCTGATCGGCGGGGCGGTGCTCCACCGAGGCAGAATCGCCGAGATGAAGACCGGCGAGGGCAAGACGCTGGTGGCGACTCTTCCGATGGTTCTCAACGCACTTACGGGTCGCGGCGCACACCTGGTCACGGTGAACGACTACCTGAGCCGGCGCGACGCGGGATGGATGGGGCCGATCTACCATCTCCTCGGGTTCTCGGTAGCGGCTATAGGGCACGAGTTCTCCGGGCTGTACGATCCTGCCTACAACGATCCCAAGGCGCACCATGACGATCGCCTGAATCACTTCCGTCCGGTCAGCCGGCGCGAGGCCTACGCGGCGGACATCACCTACGGCACCAACAACGAGTTTGGCTTCGACTACCTCCGCGACAACATGGTCCTGCGTGAGGAGGACCTGGTGCTGCGTGCACTCCACTACGCCATCGTGGACGAGGTGGACTTCATCCTGATTGACGAGGCCCGCACCCCCCTGATCATCTCGGGAGTGGTTGAGGGAGGGGTCGAGCGCTACCAGCGCTTCGCCCGCGTCGTGCCCCGGCTGCAGCGCGACGCGGACTACACCGTGGACGAGAAGCTGAAGAACGCGATTCTGACCGACGAGGGCGTGGCCCACGCCGAGCGGCTGCTGGGGATTGATGACCTCTCCGACCCCGAGCACGGTGACCTCATGCACCAGCTGCACCAGGGACTTCGGGCGCACGCCGTCTACAAGCGTGACGTGGAGTACGTGGTGAAGGACGGTCAGGTTATTATAGTGGACGAGTTCACCGGCCGCCTGATGTTCGGCCGGCGCTACTCCGACGGGTTGCACCAGGCCATCGAGGCCAAGGAAGGTGTCAGGGTGGAGCGTGAGAGCCAGACCCTGGCCACGATCACGTTTCAGAACTACTTCCGCATGTACGAGAAGCTGGCGGGCATGACCGGTACCGCTAAGACCGAGGAAGAGGAGCTGTCCAAGATCTACAACCTGCCGGTGGTCATGGTCCCCACGCACCGGCCGATGGTCCGCGCAGATCACCCGGACATGATCTACAAGACGGAGAAGGGCAAGTGGAAAGCGGTGGTCGAGGAGATAGCCGGGTGGCACGGCCAGGGCCGGCCGGTCCTGGTCGGCACGCGCTCGATCGAGAGGAACGAGCATCTCTCGGAGCTACTGCGCCGCCGGGGGATCCGCCACGAGGTGCTCAACGCCAAGCAACACGAACGCGAGGCGGAGATTATCGCGCAGGCGGGCAGCGTAGGCGCGGTGACGATCGCGACCAACATGGCCGGCCGCGGGGTGGACATAGTCCTGGGCGGGAATCCGCCGGATCCCGTCGAGGCCGAGCGCGTTTGTGCGCTGGGCGGTCTCCATGTCCTCGGGACCGAACGCCACGAGGCGCGCCGTATTGACAACCAGCTTCGCGGGCGCTCCGGCCGCCAGGGTGACCCGGGGTCCAGCCGGTTCTACATCGGGCTGGACGACGAGCTCATGCGCATCTTCGCCGGGGAGCGCATCGCAGGCCTGATGGATCGCCTGGGGTTGGACGAGGACACCCCAATTGAGCACAACCTGATCTCCCGGCAGATCGAGTCGGCCCAGAAGAAGGTCGAGCAGTACCACTTCGACATGCGCAAGCACGTGCTCGAGTACGACGACGTCATGAACGTCCAGCGTAGAGTGATCTACGCCGAGCGGCGCAAGGTGCTCGCAGGCAGCAACATCCGCGAGAACGTGCTCGACATGATCACCCGCCTCGTCGAGACACAGGTTGAGGCGATCTGCGTCAAGGATGTCCACCCCGAGGACTGGGACCTTGAGGGTCTCCGCGCGGAGATAGGCCAGATCATCCCGTCCCTGACCGGCCTGCAGTTCGAATCGCTACGCGGGCTGCGCTCCGACGAGGTGGCCGACCGCGTGGCCGACGCGGCCTTGGAGGCATACGAGCGCCGCGAATCCGAGATCGGCGCCGCTACGCTCCGCGAAATCGAGCGGCTGGTGCTCCTCCAGACCTTGGACCGCAAGTGGATAGATCACCTGCACAACATGGACGCCCTGCGTGAGGGAATCGGCCTGCGCGCCTATGCGCAGGCGAGTCCCCTGATCGAGTACCAGCGGGAAGGCTATGATCTGTTTCAATCCACGCTCCAGGCCATCCAAGAGGAAGCCGTTAGGATGCTCTTCCGCCTGGAGGTAGTCCCACAGGAGCGCGCGGTCGCGCGTCCAGTCATGCCGGCGCGTGAGCCGGGTGTCCACGGCGGCAAGTCCGGAGCCGGCGGCGCCGGCCAGCCCAAGGTCGGACGGAACGATCCCTGCTGGTGCGGGAGCGGGAAGAAGTTCAAGAAGTGTCACGGCCGGGAGGCGTGA